The following proteins are encoded in a genomic region of Ornithodoros turicata isolate Travis chromosome 6, ASM3712646v1, whole genome shotgun sequence:
- the LOC135399099 gene encoding uncharacterized protein LOC135399099 isoform X6, giving the protein MAGSDASIYLSAVRWGDEGISFQDFLRRFPQPQVARVIRGQHGHVGVPSLASPGLNSIVFLARGGPRLRVTAQCVKFKENRRVVTVGPRLGIAGNFRGWFEILSEDGRASRCYESVAELLRRLPDTCLVREPVKAHLAHPEKPETVTDKTRTLPQGETLVLVREVRASLGRLRPTPGRFLRCLTSSGDTVYLAAEVRGKFSPLAKEGNISGVHTVKTLLSKRFPLMVRLVHSKQTTGLKTTEMRLLSVEKEECVMALPLMKDAPPVMLSPSATLKLQVPKNGDVLQKLPEYLRLTQRCEGLMEQATDIIDILDSHPKDAPRVPPHRSMSEPNAKCRPETIERGMSEPAPDDDRYEEIDQIYDYVRGFAPLPDKIKVELQQQTNGVDVSKAPHQEPPRGEKPLPPPIETIPARRFSLATDPGVGPTSPPPIVLKAARVRDTESHIYEAVIRRVEDRSKLNRIPAKIPQKPPNNKLFVKSSHPMRNGKPRLLRQIRPPVLLKDGPPVPVVIPQQKSSVRTKISRCSKSTVTTSPLFNIRYKSMTNLAVEFNDTLDSSNSGGGRTSSGGSGGSKGSRDRNGNVPQKLSRPKSLSNLFWDVEANNKYNLMHSEMKTNQCIYVADVPAKVIARPPGSKRVGTLYL; this is encoded by the coding sequence ATGGCCGGCAGTGATGCTAGTATCTACCTGTCAGCGGTACGCTGGGGCGATGAGGGCATCTCTTTTCAAGACTTCCTTCGCCGGTTTCCTCAGCCTCAGGTTGCCCGCGTCATTCGCGGGCAACACGGTCACGTGGGCGTTCCATCCCTCGCATCTCCTGGCCTCAACAGCATCGTCTTTCTCGCCCGTGGAGGCCCCAGGCTCAGGGTTACGGCCCAGTGCGTGAAATTCAAAGAAAACCGTCGGGTCGTCACGGTCGGCCCACGACTTGGCATTGCTGGAAACTTCCGCGGCTGGTTCGAGATTCTCTCCGAAGATGGAAGAGCCTCACGCTGTTACGAAAGCGTGGCGGAACTCCTTCGCCGCCTTCCAGACACATGTCTTGTTCGCGAGCCCGTCAAGGCACACCTAGCTCATCCCGAGAAACCAGAGACTGTCACCGACAAGACCAGGACGCTTCCTCAGGGTGAGACTCTGGTTCTGGTGCGTGAAGTTAGAGCTTCGCTTGGAAGGTTGCGACCCACGCCTGGAAGGTTCCTGCGCTGCTTGACGTCTTCAGGAGACACGGTGTACTTGGCAGCTGAGGTTAGGGGGAAGTTCTCACCGCTCGCGAAAGAGGGGAACATCTCCGGTGTTCACACAGTGAAGACATTGCTCAGCAAGAGGTTCCCCCTTATGGTACGTCTTGTACACAGCAAACAGACGACGGGACTGAAGACGACCGAAATGAGGTTGCTTTCGGTCGAGAAAGAGGAATGCGTGATGGCCTTGCCCCTCATGAAAGACGCTCCACCGGTTATGCTCTCGCCAAGCGCGACGTTGAAGCTTcaggtgcccaagaacggcgaCGTCCTTCAAAAGCTCCCGGAGTACTTGCGGTTAACCCAGAGATGTGAGGGTCTGATGGAGCAAGCAACCGATATAATTGACATCTTGGACAGCCATCCGAAGGACGCACCTCGAGTACCGCCTCATCGAAGCATGTCCGAACCGAACGCGAAGTGTCGACCAGAAACAATTGAGCGAGGCATGTCTGAACCTGCTCCTGACGACGATCGGTACGAAGAGATCGACCAGATTTACGACTACGTCCGAGGCTTCGCTCCGCTTCCCGATAAAATCAAAGTAGAACTGCAACAGCAAACAAACGGAGTGGATGTCTCGAAGGCTCCCCACCAGGAACCACCGCGTGGAGAAAAACCTCTTCCTCCACCCATCGAGACAATTCCGGCCCGAAGGTTTTCTCTCGCGACCGATCCGGGAGTAGGACCCACATCGCCCCCACCTATCGTACTCAAGGCAGCCCGTGTCAGGGACACAGAGTCTCATATCTACGAAGCTGTCATACGAAGGGTCGAAGATAGAAGCAAGCTCAACAGGATTCCAGCCAAAATACCGCAGAAACCGCCAAACAACAAGCTCTTCGTCAAGAGCAGCCATCCCATGCGGAACGGCAAGCCTCGTCTTCTGCGACAGATCCGTCCTCCGGTGCTCCTTAAAGACGGTCCGCCGGTTCCAGTCGTCATTCCGCAACAGAAGTCATCGGTGCGCACGAAGATCAGCCGCTGCTCGAAGTCCACAGTGACGACCTCTCCGCTCTTCAACATTCGCTACAAGTCGATGACCAACCTGGCAGTGGAATTCAACGACACCCTGGACTCCAGCAACTCTGGGGGTGGCAGGACGTCGTCTGGCGGATCCGGAGGCTCAAAGGGGTCACGCGATCGGAATGGCAACGTGCCCCAAAAGTTGTCCCGTCCCAAGTCCCTGAGCAACCTCTTCTGGGACGTCGAGgccaacaacaaatacaacttGATGCATAGTGAAATGAAAACGAACCAATGCATTTACGTGGCTGACGTGCCAGCTAAGGTGATCGCGCGACCGCCTGGTTCAAAAAGGGTGGGGACCTTGTACCTGTGA
- the LOC135399099 gene encoding uncharacterized protein LOC135399099 isoform X5, with product MDIRKNSVTCGAELCVFADVGEDASSRFSRIQIRRRSTKNYKSRGSAIPTEIEQGGFRRSLSFRLSSSADASMAGSDASIYLSAVRWGDEGISFQDFLRRFPQPQVARVIRGQHGHVGVPSLASPGLNSIVFLARGGPRLRVTAQCVKFKENRRVVTVGPRLGIAGNFRGWFEILSEDGRASRCYESVAELLRRLPDTCLVREPVKAHLAHPEKPETVTDKTRTLPQGETLVLVREVRASLGRLRPTPGRFLRCLTSSGDTVYLAAEVRGKFSPLAKEGNISGVHTVKTLLSKRFPLMVRLVHSKQTTGLKTTEMRLLSVEKEECVMALPLMKDAPPVMLSPSATLKLQVPKNGDVLQKLPEYLRLTQRCEGLMEQATDIIDILDSHPKDAPRVPPHRSMSEPNAKCRPETIERGMSEPAPDDDRYEEIDQIYDYVRGFAPLPDKIKVELQQQTNGVDVSKAPHQEPPRGEKPLPPPIETIPARRFSLATDPGVGPTSPPPIVLKAARVRDTESHIYEAVIRRVEDRSKLNRIPAKIPQKPPNNKLFVKSSHPMRNGKPRLLRQIRPPVLLKDGPPVPVVIPQQKSSVRTKISRCSKSTVTTSPLFNIRYKSMTNLAVEFNDTLDSSNSGGGRTSSGGSGGSKGSRDRNGNVPQKLSRPKSLSNLFWDVEANNKYNLMHSEMKTNQCIYVADVPAKVIARPPGSKRVGTLYL from the coding sequence TTTCGCCTGTCCAGCTCTGCGGATGCAAGCATGGCCGGCAGTGATGCTAGTATCTACCTGTCAGCGGTACGCTGGGGCGATGAGGGCATCTCTTTTCAAGACTTCCTTCGCCGGTTTCCTCAGCCTCAGGTTGCCCGCGTCATTCGCGGGCAACACGGTCACGTGGGCGTTCCATCCCTCGCATCTCCTGGCCTCAACAGCATCGTCTTTCTCGCCCGTGGAGGCCCCAGGCTCAGGGTTACGGCCCAGTGCGTGAAATTCAAAGAAAACCGTCGGGTCGTCACGGTCGGCCCACGACTTGGCATTGCTGGAAACTTCCGCGGCTGGTTCGAGATTCTCTCCGAAGATGGAAGAGCCTCACGCTGTTACGAAAGCGTGGCGGAACTCCTTCGCCGCCTTCCAGACACATGTCTTGTTCGCGAGCCCGTCAAGGCACACCTAGCTCATCCCGAGAAACCAGAGACTGTCACCGACAAGACCAGGACGCTTCCTCAGGGTGAGACTCTGGTTCTGGTGCGTGAAGTTAGAGCTTCGCTTGGAAGGTTGCGACCCACGCCTGGAAGGTTCCTGCGCTGCTTGACGTCTTCAGGAGACACGGTGTACTTGGCAGCTGAGGTTAGGGGGAAGTTCTCACCGCTCGCGAAAGAGGGGAACATCTCCGGTGTTCACACAGTGAAGACATTGCTCAGCAAGAGGTTCCCCCTTATGGTACGTCTTGTACACAGCAAACAGACGACGGGACTGAAGACGACCGAAATGAGGTTGCTTTCGGTCGAGAAAGAGGAATGCGTGATGGCCTTGCCCCTCATGAAAGACGCTCCACCGGTTATGCTCTCGCCAAGCGCGACGTTGAAGCTTcaggtgcccaagaacggcgaCGTCCTTCAAAAGCTCCCGGAGTACTTGCGGTTAACCCAGAGATGTGAGGGTCTGATGGAGCAAGCAACCGATATAATTGACATCTTGGACAGCCATCCGAAGGACGCACCTCGAGTACCGCCTCATCGAAGCATGTCCGAACCGAACGCGAAGTGTCGACCAGAAACAATTGAGCGAGGCATGTCTGAACCTGCTCCTGACGACGATCGGTACGAAGAGATCGACCAGATTTACGACTACGTCCGAGGCTTCGCTCCGCTTCCCGATAAAATCAAAGTAGAACTGCAACAGCAAACAAACGGAGTGGATGTCTCGAAGGCTCCCCACCAGGAACCACCGCGTGGAGAAAAACCTCTTCCTCCACCCATCGAGACAATTCCGGCCCGAAGGTTTTCTCTCGCGACCGATCCGGGAGTAGGACCCACATCGCCCCCACCTATCGTACTCAAGGCAGCCCGTGTCAGGGACACAGAGTCTCATATCTACGAAGCTGTCATACGAAGGGTCGAAGATAGAAGCAAGCTCAACAGGATTCCAGCCAAAATACCGCAGAAACCGCCAAACAACAAGCTCTTCGTCAAGAGCAGCCATCCCATGCGGAACGGCAAGCCTCGTCTTCTGCGACAGATCCGTCCTCCGGTGCTCCTTAAAGACGGTCCGCCGGTTCCAGTCGTCATTCCGCAACAGAAGTCATCGGTGCGCACGAAGATCAGCCGCTGCTCGAAGTCCACAGTGACGACCTCTCCGCTCTTCAACATTCGCTACAAGTCGATGACCAACCTGGCAGTGGAATTCAACGACACCCTGGACTCCAGCAACTCTGGGGGTGGCAGGACGTCGTCTGGCGGATCCGGAGGCTCAAAGGGGTCACGCGATCGGAATGGCAACGTGCCCCAAAAGTTGTCCCGTCCCAAGTCCCTGAGCAACCTCTTCTGGGACGTCGAGgccaacaacaaatacaacttGATGCATAGTGAAATGAAAACGAACCAATGCATTTACGTGGCTGACGTGCCAGCTAAGGTGATCGCGCGACCGCCTGGTTCAAAAAGGGTGGGGACCTTGTACCTGTGA
- the LOC135399099 gene encoding uncharacterized protein LOC135399099 isoform X4, whose protein sequence is MEQVYRKLVDIFAHREAELCVFADVGEDASSRFSRIQIRRRSTKNYKSRGSAIPTEIEQGGFRRSLSFRLSSSADASMAGSDASIYLSAVRWGDEGISFQDFLRRFPQPQVARVIRGQHGHVGVPSLASPGLNSIVFLARGGPRLRVTAQCVKFKENRRVVTVGPRLGIAGNFRGWFEILSEDGRASRCYESVAELLRRLPDTCLVREPVKAHLAHPEKPETVTDKTRTLPQGETLVLVREVRASLGRLRPTPGRFLRCLTSSGDTVYLAAEVRGKFSPLAKEGNISGVHTVKTLLSKRFPLMVRLVHSKQTTGLKTTEMRLLSVEKEECVMALPLMKDAPPVMLSPSATLKLQVPKNGDVLQKLPEYLRLTQRCEGLMEQATDIIDILDSHPKDAPRVPPHRSMSEPNAKCRPETIERGMSEPAPDDDRYEEIDQIYDYVRGFAPLPDKIKVELQQQTNGVDVSKAPHQEPPRGEKPLPPPIETIPARRFSLATDPGVGPTSPPPIVLKAARVRDTESHIYEAVIRRVEDRSKLNRIPAKIPQKPPNNKLFVKSSHPMRNGKPRLLRQIRPPVLLKDGPPVPVVIPQQKSSVRTKISRCSKSTVTTSPLFNIRYKSMTNLAVEFNDTLDSSNSGGGRTSSGGSGGSKGSRDRNGNVPQKLSRPKSLSNLFWDVEANNKYNLMHSEMKTNQCIYVADVPAKVIARPPGSKRVGTLYL, encoded by the coding sequence TTTCGCCTGTCCAGCTCTGCGGATGCAAGCATGGCCGGCAGTGATGCTAGTATCTACCTGTCAGCGGTACGCTGGGGCGATGAGGGCATCTCTTTTCAAGACTTCCTTCGCCGGTTTCCTCAGCCTCAGGTTGCCCGCGTCATTCGCGGGCAACACGGTCACGTGGGCGTTCCATCCCTCGCATCTCCTGGCCTCAACAGCATCGTCTTTCTCGCCCGTGGAGGCCCCAGGCTCAGGGTTACGGCCCAGTGCGTGAAATTCAAAGAAAACCGTCGGGTCGTCACGGTCGGCCCACGACTTGGCATTGCTGGAAACTTCCGCGGCTGGTTCGAGATTCTCTCCGAAGATGGAAGAGCCTCACGCTGTTACGAAAGCGTGGCGGAACTCCTTCGCCGCCTTCCAGACACATGTCTTGTTCGCGAGCCCGTCAAGGCACACCTAGCTCATCCCGAGAAACCAGAGACTGTCACCGACAAGACCAGGACGCTTCCTCAGGGTGAGACTCTGGTTCTGGTGCGTGAAGTTAGAGCTTCGCTTGGAAGGTTGCGACCCACGCCTGGAAGGTTCCTGCGCTGCTTGACGTCTTCAGGAGACACGGTGTACTTGGCAGCTGAGGTTAGGGGGAAGTTCTCACCGCTCGCGAAAGAGGGGAACATCTCCGGTGTTCACACAGTGAAGACATTGCTCAGCAAGAGGTTCCCCCTTATGGTACGTCTTGTACACAGCAAACAGACGACGGGACTGAAGACGACCGAAATGAGGTTGCTTTCGGTCGAGAAAGAGGAATGCGTGATGGCCTTGCCCCTCATGAAAGACGCTCCACCGGTTATGCTCTCGCCAAGCGCGACGTTGAAGCTTcaggtgcccaagaacggcgaCGTCCTTCAAAAGCTCCCGGAGTACTTGCGGTTAACCCAGAGATGTGAGGGTCTGATGGAGCAAGCAACCGATATAATTGACATCTTGGACAGCCATCCGAAGGACGCACCTCGAGTACCGCCTCATCGAAGCATGTCCGAACCGAACGCGAAGTGTCGACCAGAAACAATTGAGCGAGGCATGTCTGAACCTGCTCCTGACGACGATCGGTACGAAGAGATCGACCAGATTTACGACTACGTCCGAGGCTTCGCTCCGCTTCCCGATAAAATCAAAGTAGAACTGCAACAGCAAACAAACGGAGTGGATGTCTCGAAGGCTCCCCACCAGGAACCACCGCGTGGAGAAAAACCTCTTCCTCCACCCATCGAGACAATTCCGGCCCGAAGGTTTTCTCTCGCGACCGATCCGGGAGTAGGACCCACATCGCCCCCACCTATCGTACTCAAGGCAGCCCGTGTCAGGGACACAGAGTCTCATATCTACGAAGCTGTCATACGAAGGGTCGAAGATAGAAGCAAGCTCAACAGGATTCCAGCCAAAATACCGCAGAAACCGCCAAACAACAAGCTCTTCGTCAAGAGCAGCCATCCCATGCGGAACGGCAAGCCTCGTCTTCTGCGACAGATCCGTCCTCCGGTGCTCCTTAAAGACGGTCCGCCGGTTCCAGTCGTCATTCCGCAACAGAAGTCATCGGTGCGCACGAAGATCAGCCGCTGCTCGAAGTCCACAGTGACGACCTCTCCGCTCTTCAACATTCGCTACAAGTCGATGACCAACCTGGCAGTGGAATTCAACGACACCCTGGACTCCAGCAACTCTGGGGGTGGCAGGACGTCGTCTGGCGGATCCGGAGGCTCAAAGGGGTCACGCGATCGGAATGGCAACGTGCCCCAAAAGTTGTCCCGTCCCAAGTCCCTGAGCAACCTCTTCTGGGACGTCGAGgccaacaacaaatacaacttGATGCATAGTGAAATGAAAACGAACCAATGCATTTACGTGGCTGACGTGCCAGCTAAGGTGATCGCGCGACCGCCTGGTTCAAAAAGGGTGGGGACCTTGTACCTGTGA